In a genomic window of Glycine max cultivar Williams 82 chromosome 13, Glycine_max_v4.0, whole genome shotgun sequence:
- the LOC100797836 gene encoding homeobox-leucine zipper protein HAT5: protein MESGRIFFDASASRGNNMLFLGNTELAFRGRSMMSMEEASKRRPFFTSPDELYDEEYYDKQSPEKKKHRLSSEQVHLLEKNFEEENKLEPERKTQLAKKLGLQPRQVAVWFQNRRARWKTKQLERDYDVLKSSYDTLLSSYDSIMKENEKLKSEVVSLNEKLQVQAKEVPEETLCDKKVDPLPVDEDMAPIFSTRVEDHLSSGSVGSAVVDEGSPQVVVDSVDSYFPADNYGGCMGPVERVQSEQEDGSDDGRSYLDVFVASETENQNHEEGEALGWWTNMYYVG, encoded by the exons ATGGAGTCTGGACGGATTTTCTTTGATGCCTCTGCTTCTCGCGGGAACAACATGCTCTTCCTCGGCAACACTGAACTTGCTTTTCGAG GGAGATCGATGATGAGCATGGAGGAAGCCTCAAAGAGGCGACCTTTCTTCACCTCACCGGACGAACTGTATGATGAGGAGTATTATGACAAGCAGTCgccggagaagaagaagcaccgCCTCAGTTCCGAACAG GTCCATCTGTTGGAGAAGAACTTCGAGGAAGAGAACAAATTGGAGCCTGAGAGGAAGACCCAGTTGGCTAAGAAGCTGGGATTGCAGCCCAGGCAGGTGGCTGTGTGGTTTCAGAACCGCAGGGCTCGATGGAAGACCAAGCAACTTGAAAGGGATTATGATGTTCTCAAGTCTTCATACGACACCCTACTTTCATCCTACGATTCAATTATGAAGGAGAATGAGAAACTCAAATCTGAG GTGGTATCCTTAAATGAGAAGCTTCAAGTTCAAGCTAAAGAGGTGCCTGAGGAAACATTATGTGACAAGAAAGTCGATCCACTTCCAGTAGATGAAGATATGGCTCCGATTTTCAGCACAAGAGTGGAGGACCACCTGAGTAGTGGGAGTGTTGGAAGTGCGGTGGTGGATGAGGGTAGTCCACAGGTGGTTGTTGACAGTGTTGATTCATACTTTCCAGCTGACAACTATGGTGGATGCATGGGCCCGGTCGAAAGGGTTCAGTCTGAACAGGAGGATGGGAGTGATGATGGGAGGAGTTACTTGGATGTGTTTGTGGCATCTGAAACTGAGAATCAAAACCATGAGGAAGGAGAGGCATTGGGTTGGTGGACTAATATGTATTATGTTGGGTAA